The following are from one region of the Gossypium hirsutum isolate 1008001.06 chromosome D03, Gossypium_hirsutum_v2.1, whole genome shotgun sequence genome:
- the LOC107909380 gene encoding zinc finger protein GAI-ASSOCIATED FACTOR 1, which yields MPVEVDNSSTVSGNASVSSTGNRNPPPKSTVKKKRNLPGMPDPDAEVIALSPTTLLATNRFVCEICNKGFQRDQNLQLHRRGHNLPWKLRQRSSKEVKKKVYVCPEPTCVHHDPSRALGDLTGIKKHFCRKHGEKKWKCDKCSKKYAVQSDWKAHSKICGTREYKCDCGTVFSRRDSFVTHRAFCDALAVESAKTQTNPSSEPDPKVQAADSLPPPASPPVSAPSAVTSSDMPIQSSVLAEVPSIVVEKAPAPAPAPAPAMALAPAPPPASLNGSCSTSVSLISSGCSSSGGVFSSLFTSSTVSASIRPPQPPAPAPPSAGLNGSCSGSISLVSSGASNSSSSGVFASLFASSTVSASIRPPQPPALTNLIRADLAPSTSIEPISLCLSTSHGSSIFGTAGQEHRQHVPSLQPAMSATALLQKAAQMGAAASNASLLRGLGIVSSSAPQENLQWGQAQVDPDNASIAAGVGLGLPCDGSSGLKELMMGTSVFGPKQTTLDFLGLGVAAGGNPNAGLSALITSIGGGFDAATAAASFRGGDYTDKDIGRSS from the exons ATGCCGGTTGAGGTTGACAATTCCTCCACCGTCTCCGGCAACGCCAGCGTCTCTTCCACCGGTAACCGAAACCCACCTCCCAAATCCACCGTTAAGAAGAAACGTAACCTCCCTGGAATGCCGG aTCCAGATGCAGAGGTGATTGCTTTATCACCTACGACTTTGTTAGCTACGAACCGATTCGTGTGTGAAATTTGTAACAAAGGGTTTCAAAGGGACCAAAATCTTCAGCTTCATAGACGAGGTCATAATCTGCCATGGAAGCTGAGGCAAAGATCGAGCAAGGAAGTGAAGAAGAAGGTTTATGTTTGTCCTGAGCCGACGTGTGTTCATCATGACCCTTCGAGAGCTTTAGGTGATCTCACGGGGATTAAGAAGCATTTCTGTAGAAAACATGGTGaaaagaaatggaaatgtgataaatgttcTAAGAAGTACGCTGTTCAATCGGATTGGAAAGCTCACTCTAAGATCTGTGGCACTCGAGAGTATAAATGTGATTGTGGAACTGTGTTTTCCAG GAGGGACAGTTTTGTTACCCACAGAGCTTTTTGTGATGCGTTAGCAGTGGAGAGTGCTAAAACACAAACGAATCCCAGTTCGGAACCCGACCCAAAAGTTCAGGCGGCGGATTCATTGCCACCGCCTGCATCTCCGCCAGTGTCTGCTCCGAGTGCAGTAACTTCTTCAGATATGCCGATTCAAAGTTCTG TGTTGGCTGAAGTTCCAAGTATTGTCGTGGAAAAAGCTCCAGCTCCAGCACCAGCACCAGCACCAGCTATGGCACTGGCACCGGCTCCACCTCCGGCTAGCTTAAATGGAAGTTGTAGCACTAGTGTCAGCTTGATTAGCAGTGGTTGTAGCAGCAGCGGCGGTGTATTTTCGAGCTTATTTACGTCCTCGACTGTATCTGCAAGCATTCGACCTCCTCAACCTCCGGCACCAGCTCCACCATCGGCTGGCTTAAATGGAAGTTGTAGCGGTAGCATCAGCCTGGTTAGCAGTGGTGCTAGCAATAGCAGCAGCAGTGGTGTATTTGCAAGCTTATTTGCCTCCTCAACTGTATCTGCAAGCATACGACCTCCTCAACCTCCTGCTTTAACCAATTTAATTCGAGCTGACCTTGCTCCATCTACATCAATCGAACCAATTTCTCTATGCCTCTCGACCAGCCATGGCTCGTCAATATTCGGGACTGCAGGGCAAGAGCATCGGCAGCATGTACCGTCGCTGCAACCTGCTATGTCAGCCACTGCACTACTTCAGAAAGCTGCTCAGATGGGAGCAGCAGCAAGTAATGCATCCTTGCTTCGTGGTCTCGGTATCGTTTCGTCATCAGCACCACAAGAAAATTTACAATGGGGTCAGGCACAAGTGGACCCTGACAATGCCTCCATTGCAGCAGGGGTTGGACTAGGGCTTCCCTGTGATGGAAGTTCTGGATTAAAGGAACTGATGATGGGAACCTCAGTGTTCGGTCCTAAGCAAACTACTCTCGATTTCCTTGGATTGGGGGTAGCTGCCGGTGGCAACCCCAATGCCGGCCTGTCAGCTCTAATTACCTCTATCGGAGGAGGATTTGATGCTGCCACGGCGGCAGCATCATTTCGAGGTGGAGATTACACCGACAAGGACATTGGAAGAAGCTCGTGA
- the LOC107909381 gene encoding probable protein phosphatase 2C 80: MAVSGSKVVFGDVYVDELVSSCGNGFEFLKPKGVYFADRSHISCQKAGMVLRKQEQPLFVCGHYVSPTMSRNSKYNPSFGPRIKSIRTSPLPCSSSRAVHDVSFDGSSSDDQTTSLPQRAIPSERTLTLVSGSCYLPHPSKVEKGGEDAHFICADEQAIGVADGVGGWAEVGIDAGEFARELMSNSVKAIRDEPKGSVDPARVLEKAHSSTKSQGSSTACIISLHKEGLHAINLGDSGFIVVRDGSTVFHSPVQQHGFNFTYQLESGNNGDLPSSGQVFRIPILPGDVIVAGTDGLFDNLYNNEVAAVVVHALRAGFSPESTAKEIVALARERAVDKNKQTPFAKAAQDAGYRYNGGKLDDITVVVSFITSSADV, from the exons ATGGCTGTGTCTGGTTCCAAGGTTGTTTTTGGAGATGTTTATGTGGACGAGTTAGTGTCGAGTTGCGGGAATGGCTTTGAGTTTTTGAAACCTAAAGGGGTTTATTTTGCTGATCGAAGCCATATCAGTTGCCAAAAAGCTGGTATGGTTTTGAGAAAGCAAGAACAACCCCTCTTTGTTTGTGGACACTATGTTTCTCCCACAATGTCGAGAAATTCCAAATATAATCCTTCTTTTGGTCCAAGGATTAAAAGTATTCGCACTTCGCCTTTGCCATGTTCCTCTTCTAGGGCCGTCCACGATGTGTCATTTGATGGCAGTTCTAGTGATGACCAAACCACAAGTTTGCCTCAACG AGCTATTCCGAGCGAGCGAACATTGACACTTGTTTCCGGGTCATGTTATCTCCCCCATCCCTCTAAGGTAGAAAAGGGAGGGGAGGACGCGCACTTCATTTGTGCTGATGAACAAGCCATAGGAGTAGCCGATGGTGTAGGTGGCTGGGCTGAAGTCGGTATTGATGCTGGTGAATTTGCTCGTGAACTTATGTCTAATTCGGTGAAAGCAATTCGAGATGAACCCAAAGGTTCAGTTGACCCGGCCAGAGTATTAGAGAAGGCCCATTCAAGCACAAAATCACAAGGATCCTCAACTGCATGCATCATTTCCCTTCACAAGGAG GGACTACATGCAATAAATTTGGGGGACAGCGGTTTCATAGTTGTTAGAGATGGTTCAACTGTTTTTCATTCCCCAGTGCAGCAACACGGTTTCAATTTTACTTATCAGTTGGAGAGCGGTAACAATGGTGATCTACCGAGCTCTGGTCAG GTTTTCCGAATTCCCATTCTGCCAGGTGATGTCATTGTTGCCGGAACTGACGGGCTGTTCGATAATCTATACAATAACGAGGTTGCTGCTGTTGTTGTCCACGCTTTAAGAGCTGGCTTCAGTCCTGAATCGACTGCTAAAGAGATAGTAGCTTTGGCTCGTGAACGAGCAGTGGATAAGAACAAGCAGACACCCTTTGCCAAAGCCGCTCAAGATGCCGGGTATCGCTATAACGGCGGCAAGCTTGATGACATCACCGTGGTCGTTTCCTTCATTACTAGCTCCGCCGATGTGTGA